In the genome of Ureibacillus sp. FSL W7-1570, the window TGTACAATATCAAAAAAGTTCACCTAAAATCGTTGAATTGAATGAGAAGTATAAAGATTTATCAGCACCAGAACGATCCGAAGACATTTATTTAAAAGTCTTATCTGGAGGTGAAAATGAATGAATCATCATCCCTATGAAATTTTACAAGATAAATGTCGTACCTTGCGCCTCGCTGAGACGGCTAAAGAATTACCGAATTTACTCCGTGAAGCTGAAGCAAAGAATTGGACATATCATGAACTGGTTTATGAAATCTTAAGCTATGAGATGCGATGTAGAGAGCAGAAAAATAATGAGAGATTAATGAAATGGGCAGAGTTCCCAGAAATATTGACGTTTGATACCTATGATTTGAAGGAACAAACAGCTCTTGGTGAAAAACAACTAAATGTATTAAAAGAACTGAATTGGATTGAAGAATTTTTTACTTTAATTTTGATGGGACCAACAGGAGCAGGAAAAACACATTTATCCGTTGCATTAGGAATACACGCTGTGGAGAGAGGATACAAAGTATCCTTTGTCTCCATGAATCAGCTTATGTATATTTTAAAAACAAAAGAATATATCAATAAATCTAAAATACGCTACAAACGTATTATAGCTTCGGATTTAATTATTATTGATGATGTCATGTACATGACTTACGAGACTCAGGAAGCCAATCTATTTTTCCAGTTTATCTATGATTTATATGATAAAGCAGCATTCATTCTAACCTCTAATAAAGGGCCAAATGAATGGGGAAAATTTCTTGGTGATCCTACTTTAACAACAGCTATACTTGACCGTTTATTACATAGGAGTGAAATTATCACTTTCGATAACGAAACGGATAGCATTCGTATGAAATACAGAAAGGTATTATTTTAATTTAGCAAACTGTTGAATCTTAATTGTAGAAAACTGTTTAAAATTATTTGTGGAAAATTGTTTAATTCTACTTGACGTGTTTATGGCAAACTAAAAATGTAACGTTTGGCAATTAATTTATGCAGGTCCTATAAAACAAAAAACCACTTGCCAACATTCCCCAAATACACTACCCTCCTAGTTGGACAAAACAGTTCAACGGGAGGTATTCAAGGAGATGTTAGCAGTGGCTGAAATTCATTATATCAGATATGAAGCAAACCAAAAAGGATGTTCCTATTCCGATATTGCCAAAAGAATGAATCGTGATCCAAGAACAGTGAAGAAGTATGCGGAAATGGAAGACTTCAATCCCTCAAAAGTTAAACAAACGAGAAAAGCGAAAGTGATGGATCCAGTGAAACCGATATTGGATCAATGGATTAAAGAGGACTTGACAAAGAAGAAAAAATATCGAAGAACTGCGAAACGAATGTATGAAATCTTAAAAGAAGAATATGGATTTACAGGTTCAGATCGTTCTGTTCGGCTCTATGTATCAAAAAGAAAACAAGAACTGCTCGAACAAAGTGAACCAGCTGCGTTACCTTTAGAATCGAAACCTGCAACGGCTCAAGTTGATTTTGGAGAAGCTCCTTTTCTCTATCAGGGGAAATACGTCGATTTTCCTTACCTGGTCGTTTCATTCCCTTACAGTAATGCGGCCTATGTGCAAGTCATGCCAGCTCAAAATCAAGAATGTTTCTTGGAAGGATTAAAACGAATCTTTCACTATATGGGAAGGGTTCCAAGGGTCATTCGTTTTGATAATCTCTCCCCTGCAGTAAAAACGATCTTGCCAAACGGAGAAAGAGAATTGACAGAGACATTTCAACGATTCGTTTTACATTATGGCTTTGAATGCGAGTTCTGCAACCCAGCCAGCGGAAATGAAAAAGGGAATGTCGAATCAAAGGTGAAATATATTCGAAACAATTTCTTTTTACCTGAACAAACAATCTATCAACTAGAAAGTTTTAATGAATCTTTATGGGAGAAATGTGAGAAGGACTGGAATCGTCCGCATTATGAGAAGGAGCGACTCATCGCTGAATTATTTGAAGAAGAACAAGCGTTATTTCTTCAATTACCAGCCAAAGAATTTGAATGTGTCCGATATGAGCAGGTCACGGCTGATAAGTACGGTTTCATCCATTTAGAAAACAATTTATATTCCACGTCTCCCCGTTTTGCCAAACAAAAGGTTTTGGCAAAGATCTCTTATCATGAGATTGCCATTTTAACAGAAGAGCATGAGCTGATTATCAAGCACGAGCGTTTATATGGCACAAAACAAAAATCAATGAAATGGCAACCATATCTTACGTTAATGGCCAAAAGGCCAAATGCATTAAAATATACGGATTTCTATGAAAAGATGCCGGAAGAATGGAAAAATTATTTTTCCAATTGTACCGTTCAAGAAAAGAAGGAAGCATTACAACTACTAGCTGTTTTACTAAAAGAACATGATTTCGAAGTTTCGACACAGGCTTTGAGGATTGCCTCCCAGTATGGTCATCCGAAAGTAGAATCGATTAAACAGGTATTTTATCAATTAATCAATGGAAGAGGTATACGAGAGCCAATTCAACCGAAAAAACACGTTCCAGATATGCCGGAAGCCATCCGAGGAGTAAGGCATTATGACCGCCTATTCGAATCCCAAGGAGATGTGGCATCATGGAACAAATGATTAAGGAATATGCCAAAAGACTAAAATTAAGCTGGATTCCAGCCAATTACCATACCATCCATGCGGAAACAAATGAGGAATTTTTACTGAAGCTGTTTGAACGAGAAGTGCAGCATCGAGATGAGAGAAGGATAAATTTACTACTAAAACAGGCGACATTGCCGAAAATTCCAAATAAACCTTATGATTGGCGGGAGATTCAACTAGCCCCAGGCATCACAAAAGATTATATTTTAGAAGGTGAGTTTACGAAAAATCAGGAAAACCTTATCTTCTATGGCGGAGTGGGAACCGGTAAAACATTCCTTTCCACTCTCATCGCCCTCAATTTGATGAAAAAACAAGGAAAAAGAGTGAAGTTCTATACGGCCGCCTCCATTGTCAATGCTTTATTGGAGGCCAATGAAAAAGGTGACCTTGGTAAATTTCTCAATCAAATCGAAAAGTTGGATCTCTTGATTCTTGATGAATTGGGCTATATTCCATTGCATAAACAGGGGGCAGAGTTATTATTTCAAGTTATTTCCATGTGTTATGAAACCAAAAGCATCATTGTGACAACCAATTTACCGTTTAGCCAATGGAATAATGTCTTTGGCGATCCCATTTTAACAGAGGCCGTCATTGATCGGCTGATTCATCATTCTCATTTAATCATCTTCAATGGTGAAAGTCACCGATACAAAGACTCAATCTCTCAACGTTAACCATGGAATTTGGCAAGTGTATGTATGCATTTTTAATTGCCATTTCATACATTTTCTACTTGCCAAAAACAACTTGACGGTTACATAAATTCACCTGTATATTCATACATTTATATATCCTATACCTGTATATTTACATATCTATATA includes:
- the istB gene encoding IS21-like element helper ATPase IstB; protein product: MEQMIKEYAKRLKLSWIPANYHTIHAETNEEFLLKLFEREVQHRDERRINLLLKQATLPKIPNKPYDWREIQLAPGITKDYILEGEFTKNQENLIFYGGVGTGKTFLSTLIALNLMKKQGKRVKFYTAASIVNALLEANEKGDLGKFLNQIEKLDLLILDELGYIPLHKQGAELLFQVISMCYETKSIIVTTNLPFSQWNNVFGDPILTEAVIDRLIHHSHLIIFNGESHRYKDSISQR
- the istA gene encoding IS21 family transposase, translated to MLAVAEIHYIRYEANQKGCSYSDIAKRMNRDPRTVKKYAEMEDFNPSKVKQTRKAKVMDPVKPILDQWIKEDLTKKKKYRRTAKRMYEILKEEYGFTGSDRSVRLYVSKRKQELLEQSEPAALPLESKPATAQVDFGEAPFLYQGKYVDFPYLVVSFPYSNAAYVQVMPAQNQECFLEGLKRIFHYMGRVPRVIRFDNLSPAVKTILPNGERELTETFQRFVLHYGFECEFCNPASGNEKGNVESKVKYIRNNFFLPEQTIYQLESFNESLWEKCEKDWNRPHYEKERLIAELFEEEQALFLQLPAKEFECVRYEQVTADKYGFIHLENNLYSTSPRFAKQKVLAKISYHEIAILTEEHELIIKHERLYGTKQKSMKWQPYLTLMAKRPNALKYTDFYEKMPEEWKNYFSNCTVQEKKEALQLLAVLLKEHDFEVSTQALRIASQYGHPKVESIKQVFYQLINGRGIREPIQPKKHVPDMPEAIRGVRHYDRLFESQGDVASWNK
- the istB gene encoding IS21-like element helper ATPase IstB, whose amino-acid sequence is MNHHPYEILQDKCRTLRLAETAKELPNLLREAEAKNWTYHELVYEILSYEMRCREQKNNERLMKWAEFPEILTFDTYDLKEQTALGEKQLNVLKELNWIEEFFTLILMGPTGAGKTHLSVALGIHAVERGYKVSFVSMNQLMYILKTKEYINKSKIRYKRIIASDLIIIDDVMYMTYETQEANLFFQFIYDLYDKAAFILTSNKGPNEWGKFLGDPTLTTAILDRLLHRSEIITFDNETDSIRMKYRKVLF